A window of the Leucothrix mucor DSM 2157 genome harbors these coding sequences:
- a CDS encoding MGH1-like glycoside hydrolase domain-containing protein, translating to MATSNSLYQRAIDVLKQNDRGTYSLPTHGLYPVQFNWDSAFAALGYRFINQHRAWQEVMQLASSQWPDGMIPHIMFRGDHDGYFPGPDIWNTGQFIETSGITQPPVLASVVRQLDEAGPYRDVNGMYDMLRRLVRWHDWFMKARLDPQSLGIQIIHPWESGRDNLTDWDQGMARVEIADLPPYTRRDLDHVDSSQRPTKEQYDRYLTLVKFGRDRHWPQAYLGQNSPFRMVDPGMTAFLLRANRDLIVLLNKYLPEDTDSIELIQSHINTLELGWINLWNPKVQAYTAYDPVLQQPIDSVSAASFLSCYASMHNDLHHGHLMDQFDRIANKVKFMVPSFDPEHADFDAKRYWRGPVWHVINNRIGLGFSEVGEHERAKRIRKDSEDLIAQSSFYEYFNPITGDGLGGKDFTWTASVYLDWVMQEADHGQD from the coding sequence ATGGCAACTTCAAACTCACTGTATCAGCGCGCCATTGACGTGCTAAAACAAAACGACCGTGGCACATACTCGTTGCCAACCCATGGTTTGTATCCCGTGCAATTTAACTGGGACTCGGCCTTTGCCGCCTTAGGTTATCGGTTTATTAACCAACACCGTGCTTGGCAGGAAGTCATGCAACTGGCCTCTTCACAATGGCCGGATGGCATGATTCCTCACATCATGTTCCGTGGTGATCATGATGGTTATTTCCCCGGTCCGGATATCTGGAATACCGGTCAATTTATTGAAACCTCTGGTATCACTCAGCCGCCGGTATTGGCGAGCGTGGTTCGTCAGTTGGATGAGGCTGGGCCTTATCGCGATGTTAACGGCATGTACGACATGTTGCGTCGCTTAGTCCGCTGGCATGACTGGTTTATGAAAGCGCGGCTTGATCCACAATCACTCGGCATCCAAATTATCCACCCCTGGGAATCTGGCCGTGACAACCTCACCGATTGGGATCAGGGCATGGCACGCGTTGAAATTGCTGACCTGCCACCGTATACCCGTCGCGACTTAGACCATGTAGACAGCAGCCAGCGCCCGACTAAAGAACAGTATGACCGCTACCTCACTTTGGTGAAATTTGGTCGCGACCGCCATTGGCCACAAGCGTATCTGGGACAAAACTCCCCATTCCGCATGGTTGACCCTGGTATGACGGCGTTCTTATTGCGCGCCAACCGCGATCTGATCGTGCTGCTGAACAAGTACTTACCGGAAGACACCGACTCAATCGAGCTAATCCAGTCGCACATTAATACGCTGGAGCTGGGTTGGATTAACTTGTGGAATCCGAAAGTACAAGCTTACACAGCGTACGATCCGGTACTGCAACAGCCAATCGACAGTGTGTCAGCGGCGAGCTTCTTGTCTTGCTACGCCAGCATGCACAACGACTTACACCATGGTCACTTGATGGATCAGTTTGATCGCATCGCCAATAAGGTGAAATTTATGGTACCGAGCTTTGACCCTGAGCATGCGGATTTTGATGCGAAGCGTTATTGGCGTGGACCGGTGTGGCACGTAATCAACAACCGCATCGGCTTAGGCTTTAGCGAAGTGGGCGAGCATGAGCGTGCAAAGCGCATTCGCAAGGACTCTGAGGATTTGATCGCACAGA
- a CDS encoding carbohydrate ABC transporter permease yields MIKVFTPLYALLTGAIWSILTGITIAVTLALLTGLAIKPVLWAFLLTGIVGAAWIGLRPIIQRDQRHRLITIAVHAIGVLLFSLFQPFTLSFGESTLWQLLALIGFAVVQSWMMQNILAKLDRNSIKRRNLELSFITSMRYFGFLFFGVMVLLPLYVLVMSSLKSQQALLMNPLDLMPDFSQSMPDLFRSYIELFTKFNFDVYLWNAALVSVLTVIITLAFAIPGAYAVSRLNFPGRVVLSRSILMIYLVPAIVLVIPLYAVFSQLGLRNSLTGLLLVYPATTLPVALYMLQGYFRGLPRELEEAGMMDGCSRLRVILTITLPLSLPAMASVALYVFMIAWNEFLFAFMFLDDPQKFTLSRGVVSLNSSEVPRQHLMAGAVIATAPILVIFLWAERFLVQGLTAGSVKG; encoded by the coding sequence ATGATTAAGGTCTTCACGCCGCTTTATGCGCTATTGACCGGTGCTATCTGGTCTATTCTCACCGGTATCACCATTGCCGTGACGCTGGCCTTGTTAACCGGCCTTGCGATTAAACCCGTGCTTTGGGCGTTTCTATTGACCGGAATAGTCGGTGCCGCCTGGATTGGTTTACGCCCGATTATTCAGCGAGATCAACGCCATCGCCTGATTACCATTGCCGTTCACGCCATTGGGGTATTGCTGTTTTCCTTGTTTCAGCCCTTTACCCTGTCATTTGGCGAAAGCACGCTCTGGCAGCTACTGGCCTTGATTGGTTTTGCGGTTGTGCAAAGCTGGATGATGCAAAACATACTGGCCAAACTGGATCGCAATAGCATTAAGCGCCGCAATCTGGAGCTGTCGTTTATCACCTCCATGCGCTACTTCGGCTTCCTGTTCTTCGGCGTCATGGTGTTATTACCGCTGTATGTACTGGTGATGAGTAGTTTGAAAAGCCAGCAAGCCCTGCTAATGAATCCTTTGGATTTAATGCCAGACTTCAGCCAGTCGATGCCTGACTTGTTCCGCTCTTACATTGAGCTGTTCACCAAGTTTAACTTCGATGTGTACTTGTGGAATGCAGCGCTAGTCTCCGTACTCACCGTCATCATTACACTGGCCTTTGCCATTCCGGGTGCTTATGCGGTCTCTCGCTTAAACTTCCCTGGTCGCGTGGTGCTGTCTCGCTCAATCCTGATGATTTATCTGGTGCCAGCGATTGTATTGGTTATCCCGCTATACGCCGTGTTCTCACAATTAGGCCTGCGTAATAGCCTCACCGGCCTGTTACTGGTCTACCCTGCAACCACACTGCCAGTGGCGCTGTATATGCTGCAAGGTTACTTCCGTGGCTTGCCTCGCGAGCTTGAAGAAGCCGGCATGATGGATGGCTGTTCACGCCTACGCGTGATCTTAACCATTACCCTGCCGCTCAGCTTGCCGGCCATGGCATCCGTTGCTTTGTACGTCTTTATGATTGCTTGGAATGAATTTCTGTTTGCGTTTATGTTTTTGGATGACCCGCAAAAGTTCACCCTATCACGTGGTGTGGTATCGCTGAACTCCTCGGAAGTCCCGAGACAACATTTAATGGCTGGCGCTGTGATAGCCACGGCACCAATTCTGGTAATTTTCTTATGGGCGGAACGCTTCCTTGTGCAAGGGCTCACCGCTGGTAGCGTTAAAGGATAA